Below is a genomic region from Epinephelus moara isolate mb chromosome 9, YSFRI_EMoa_1.0, whole genome shotgun sequence.
GTTACCATATCAGGGGCCAAACTTATACTTAATGAACTTTGCAAAACCTGGCAGATAATGAGAGGTGATTAATTTGGCCGGCCCACATATCAAGCAATGgatacagacttttttttatttcatgcacAGTGCACAGGCCCCACAGTTGATTATTCTgagaaaactgcatttttgatCCCTGGAGAGTAGTTCAGTGTTGGGCAGATGTCGCTGCTCAGGGACCTGCTTCTGTGTTTACAACACCACATTCTTTAATGTGCATTCAATAGTTTCTGGATGACTGTGGAGTTCTACAGTGTGGCACATGCTAAATCAAGCTGTGGCACAAAATTGAGTGTTTCTCAGCAAACATGAAATTTTTTCAGCGAGAAATTCAAAACTTCTCCACCCAGCCATGGAGACATGAGTCATAGTTGAAACTGAGGAAGTATGCAAGTGGAATTGCTGAATTTATGAAAGGAGTCAAAGCTTTCTGCATGAATAGCATCCTAATTGGGTTTAGATTTAATATTGGTTTTGCCCCTTAATCACCATCGGACTGTACCTCTGTAAGTGCTCCTTCACTTGGAGAGAGCACCTCGAAGACAGTCCCAGTCCCTGATTGCTTGATTAGCTGCTGCCTTACTAAATCATGCGCATACAGATTGTGAGCTCAAAGGCGGAATAAAACATCTTCTTTCAGTTGTGCTTCGAGAAGCCGCAGAAATCAATTTGATCTCACAATATTGTTCTTTACCACTGCCTTTTCAAAATGCTCACACGCTACAAAAGCATGAATCATAATCCGCTGCAATCACAATGGTTCCACTATAGCTCTGAATGTTAGGGCTCATCATGTAAGTAAACTCGCTCTGTTGTAACTGTCAAGCTTTCCGTCTCTTCACAGAAAATGAGGAAGGATGCAATAAAGAAAATTGCCATAACTGCAAGTAGGAGCTTGAGAACAATTTTACAGTGGACGTAAAAAGATAAAAGCTGGAACTGCTCCATTGTCAATATCAAGAGATTTATGACTTATAAAGAGTGGGCTGACTTTGTTGActtgctttatatttatttgaccTTCAAGTTGCCGTAACGCTGACAGATCCCACGGATAAAATATATCCTATGCTGTGCGTAATCAAATATATTGAATAAATACTTTTACTCTTACAGAGAGACTTAAGTATTTTTCTTTACCTGGACActgtttttccatgttttgtgtctaagtgactaattgGGACACCTATTTTTGAaagtggtccagtattgagagagaccgTTCAAGCCACAGCGGTGAAACAGGCTGCGGTGTAATCCCTATGGACATCTGTGCAATTCacatccattaaaagtgcttgtttgccactgacaggctcagattgctATTAGAAGTGcctgacaacattacagaaaaaaaccctACACAGACATTAAGTGCTTTTCCTTAACTTTTGCTGAGCCTGTCTGTTTCTAAGTGTGTGTGAACAAGTCTCactcaaagagaaagaaatcttGTCCTAAAACCTTGCAGACTCTTCCATGTTGTCAAATTCAGATAAATATTCACCCATGACACTGAACACTCTTGAGCAAGACTTGGTCACAATGACAAAACAGACCAGCCAAAGGTTCTTTAGGGTCTTTTATATAGTTTTATCAGACACTTctaattgagcatagcgttagttcaggcaggacacgatgaagttcagctcacatcccagctacatcagctgatctcaaacagcccaatcaactgatggagcagctgactgatggaagggagtcagctgatagatcacatgattcctttctatgcaaccaattgacaaatctcattcagagtcccctatttaaactgctctggcctgctgcttcctctgcaagcagctttgcaacctgcctcgaccccagctcctccttttcatgctgtgtctgacttatcagtgtcatttctgtttgtcattgatgctgctctgttctgttcccaggggtctttgctgctgctctctctgccttaggctttctttgtaggcgcatggaagggcagagaggtgtgctctccctGTCTTAGGCTTTCCACAAAGGCGCATACAAGAGGTTCTCTGCGTAGCTCTAGGAAAAgtagagaggccccagaacggagccataccaccaaatgtATTACTGNcctccattaggtggagttgtgttgctaccccctctccccttggatctccgcaagggatgtgaggactctaaaacttcacctgagcctccatcggcatatgggtgagtagataatggctgaattttcatttttgggtgcactatccctttaagggttTCTACTTaagcacatggaagggcagagaattgagctctctccaccttaggctttccatgtagacACGCAGAGgggcggagaggtgtgctctctctgccttaggcttttcaCGTAGAcacgtggaagaggctttctagAGAGGCCACAGAACAGAACCATACTGTCAaatgtaatactgcaaatgaaaaTTTAGTTCTCTTTGActgaagtgttcctgactgaaataacaatctgagtGTGTCACTGGCAAAAACAGacacttttaatggacgtaaATTGAAGGCTCTCAATTACCCTTAGAAAttgcattgcagcctgtttcccAGCTGCGCCTGGAGCGCTCTTGCTCAAGACTGGAACATTTTctaaaattgttgtctccatttgtcacttagacacaaaatcatgggaaaatagggtccaagcTGAAAAATACCCAAGTTTCTctgaaacagttaaaaaaatacagtaaaagaaaAGCTGAAGTGAGGTACAGTATAATACCATTACTACATTATACAGCACAGGTTGTTCCGTAGAAAATAATCAtttcaaatatttgtttatgttgcAAACGTTTTTCTTGTTGCCTTTTGTATTTTCCCAATAATGAGAAAATACAATTATAAGCCTGAAGTTCAGAATATACATATTGTTATGATAGCTTTGTTGGTAGTTTAATGAATGTCTTGTGGGTGTGGTTTAGGCAGCTGGTAGGAGGCATGGTCAGCACTAATGTCACACTTGGTGGTACGTGGTAATAACTCATTAGCCACTATAAGTCGCACCTGGAGGGAGAGCTGGTGAGGCCTTTGAGCTGAGCGGGCACGCCACGGGGGAGACGCCGGAGGCAAGACACTCTGAGGACAAAAGAGACAGCGTTTGACACGCCACCACGAATTATCCATGTCAATACACATTCACTCCAAACAACCACGAAGGAGAGCGAGCTGGCCGACTGGTCTGATGGAACTACACCCTAGGAGTGTCCAGCAGAGCAGTCTGGTCCAAGCTAGCTGGTTGCGAGGAGCAAGAGCAGTGGCCTGGTAATgagtcaaccacacacacacccgcagATAGGAGAGGTCACACTCACCCAGGGAAGTCCAGGCACGTTTCCCATGTCTAATGCAACACTAAGTTACGGGCTTACTAGCCTTAATTAATGAGGTTTCACAAGCCAGGTATAGCAGCGTAACAATATATTCAAAGTTTTGCACATTCTGTCTCTGTTGTGAAAATTAATGTTACTTATTGTAAATTCCTGTAAATTACAGAGTCCTCCTGCTTGTATACAGAGCCCTGAATGTGCTAGGACCGAACTactgctaactcccttgttaactctGCGATCATCTCCTGTTAGTTcattggaggttcccagcaacagccaAAAGAAAATTGGGGATGAAGCCTCTGTCAGACCTACTACCTACAGATATCAGGGAAGTCAGTTTGCTACATATTTCAGGAAGAAAGTTAAAAATGTATCGCTTCACTTGAGCCTATAACTAGCTATGACTTCCCTGATACAGgcctgaaacttttttttttacactttgcactgctgcaatttttaaaaacatattttaatacatttttttagagctttataaTTTATGATTTTACAATTTTATGGTTTTAAGATTTATGGTTTTGCTTATATTGAGCAATGGTGGCTTTACGTACTCTATTTTCatctaatattttgttttttaattgtatttaattaCCCTTTTATATTGAATAGCCTTGTTGGCCTGCTTTATGCTCATTCTCTCTATTTTCATTTGAAGCACTCAGTGCATTGAATTCCCTTACTGTAAAAACTGTGTGCTGCATtctttgtatgaaaggtgctagttaaataaagtttattgtcattattattattattaagtacttctttttatgtcttttgaaacaaaatatttagcAAGCAGAATGTTTCAATTAACCTTTTCAACTCTGTCTGACTCTCGGTGAATCTGTCACAGGTGTGCATCCAAAGATGCTTCCTCAGATCGAACCAAGACGACCTGCAATTGCGAGCTTTCAGGCGAGTGAGTGTAATTACCCTGGTTTATAAATATACTCCTTATCACAGCAGAGGGATCCACATTTAAGCCATATCATAAGCTTTGGGATTACCGTAGTGCCTCGCCTCGGTGCAGATTACCATAAATCTCCCCACACGGGTGAGGAGGCGTGCGCTGTTCCAGGGAAACTCAGGTTAACATgaagggcagctgcagtgcaCATCCATGCATGAGACCACACAGACCTTAGTGACCCATAATGGATGTTTAACCTTGTACTGAGCAAGTCTGCATGATCCACGTATTAAACGCCTCTCAAGCGActtttctcttctctcactTCCCGATACACCTCATCCACCCCTAATATGATTTCTGCACAAATCAATAATGTACAGAATAGAGTTAAGGCAGTGTGGAAGTTTGCATGAGCAATACATAAAACAACATATTCCTAGAGAAATGAGTTCTACATAAAAAATTAACCTTCAACTCTcccccaaacaaacacacacgcacacacacatacagtgcaaACACACGCCAAACATGTATGAGCCATGCCATGCTGATTTGGTGTGGTGTCTGCAAAATAGTTAGACAGTGTCCAATCATTCATGGTGCCTGAAAGTTGATATATTGTGAAGAACATTTGTGAGGCCTTGAACTGCAAATTCAATAGAGATGAATACAGTGTTAAGGCCACACTCAATTAACCATAGAGCACAAATATTTGGTACTGCATTTTTGTTAAACTCTGGGCCTCTGAATCCATTTTGTAGATTGCTTTCTTTGGCTCATattaattattttctgttttccacATTAGAGTTTCTAAGATAAAACCTGAATAATTGGAGACGTCTAACATTCAAATTCAAGCGTGTTATGAACGAAGAGTCAAGGATGCTTAACTGTGATTCAACAGTGTCTTTTTACAGGGCATACTTGATAAAGGATTTACCTCTCTGTCGAGCctttgtattttgattttgagtttttatttttaggctGATGCGATGAATCATACCTCACACTCCCTGGCGCCAGAAATTGTGCATGTGCAGGAACCAGTGCCATTGCCTAGCACCTCCAATGCCTCTGGTGTGGCAGCAGGGTTGTAGCTCATGTAATACTCTTGGAGCTGGGAGCTCAGGTTCTGCTCCGGCTCAGGACTCTTTTTGCGACGCTTCCGCCCCACCATGGATCGCTGCTGCAGCAACCTGGTTGCACCGGGATAGCGCCGCCACAACACATAGATAATTGTCAAGATTAGGGACATGGTGAAGAAGAGTGCCACGCTGCCCACCACCACTTTGTGCAGAGTCATGTGCTCCAGCTCTGGGGGTGGTGGGAGAGTGGGTCGTACGCGAGGAACCGAGTCTCTTGGGTCTTTGCTCATATGCCCTGGGAAGGTAGGGTGAGGAATCGGTCGAGGTCTGAATGGCGGGACAGGACCAAAGGTGTTGGCTGGTGGCAAAGGTGGAGAGCCGCTAGTGGGGGCAAAGGTTGGTTCACCGGTGGCTTCAGAAATGAGCTCTGACATTGGTGAGGGTGTTTCTGTCAGAACATAATCAGTTTCCTCACAAATACCATGGCTCCTTGTGGCTTCCATAATTTTTTCTCCCTGCAGATACTTTGGGCTGCTGCATATCATAGTGGTGTCCTTACTACCCCGAAAATTCCTCAACCAAGCTACAAGTGGGCATATGCCAGTTCCACAGTCCCACATGTTTCCAGCCAGGCTGATGGAGGTCAGTGAGATCCACGCCGACACCGCCTCCTGAGACACATTGGACAGTTTGTTGGACTCCAGGTTGAGGACTTGAAGGTTGGGCAAGCAGTGAAACACAGCAGGGTCCAGGGTCTGGATTTCATTTCCAGACAGGTCAAGTTTCTGCAGTGTATACCAAGTCCACGGGAGGCCCTGGTTAACCACCTTAATGCGGTTCCATTGCAAATAGAGTGATCTCAGATTGGCTAAGcgtggaaacaggaaaaagtTGATCCGTGAGAACTGGTTGTGCTCCAGATGCAACTCCATCAGCTTCTGCAGCCCCAGAAAGGTGGTGCGGGTAAGAGCCTTGATTCGATTGTagcccaaatccaaaaactccAAACTTCGGCACTCCAGGAATGCTCGGATCGGGATGTTGGAGAGACCATTTGAGCGTAGGTGTAGGTTCTGCAGTTTCCGTAAGCCATGGAATTGCCCTGGCTGCAGGATTTCCAATTTATTGTAGGACAAGTCCAGACTGCGAAGATTGGGAATTCCATGGAATGTTGAATTGTGCAGGGATGTGATCCTGTTGGAGCTCAGTATCAGCTCTTTAAGCCTGCGGACGCCCTGGAATGCTCGACTGTCAACAGCTGAAATCTGATTATGGTCCAAGTATATCCAGAGAAGCTGGCTGAGGTGAGCAAATTGATACGGTAGCAGGGTGTGCAGATCATTGTAGCGCAGGGAGAGGCCTTGGCAGCCTACTGAGATGTTTTCTGGGACATCTAAGAAGCCAGCCGAATCACAATGGACAGTTTTCCCCTCACATCGGCAGCTATTGGGACAGGTGCGCTCACCAAAGCTGAACAGCAGGGGAGCCCgtaagaggagaaggagaggaaagaggaggtgTGTCAGTCGTCCATCACACAGCAATGGACCTATAAGAAAAtatgagagagaagaggaatgaGAGGAATGTAGGGATTTTTATAGAAGTCACATTTTCAGGTGTTATATTAAAAAAGGCCAGAGACGAATAAAAAATTCAGTATCCTTTGTGAAGCAAAGGGATTCACAACCTTTTGAACAGATTTAGAGATCATTTAAAGTTCTTtcttaaatagtaaaaaaaaaaaaaaagagctgaagCATATGAATAGAAAAACTAGACAGGAAGCTCAGGTgatttaaataacaaaataatcttTAGAAGAAAGTCATGAAAGCTTACTGCAAAATACTGACTTTAACAAATGACCGCTGCAGAAATGCAGTGacaatttgctgcttttgtccgaccaacagtccaaaacccaaagactcatttattatcataaatgagtgaaaagcagcaaattctcacatttaagaagctcaaaccagtattttttttgacattttggcagaAACTATTAATCGAGTCttcaaaatagttgcagataAACCTTCGATCAACTTATGGATGaatcgactaatcgttgcagttCTATACCCTTCCATACTGCTACTCATTCTTAAAGCAGCTGTAGCATGAATCATAATCTATACTTTGTGTACCAatcttttctctcttcctgtGATCATGGAATAACACAGGTTTCTGCAAATGTACATTTATTAAGATGATGCTCCccttaaacatttttatatgcTGACCAAAGACTTCTCAAGGATGATGAACATCTGGGCAAACATTCTACTTATCTGTCAAGGGTAATCACACAGAGAGACTCAGTGCTTAATTCTAAAACAACCAAGAACTCCACAGAGTTGAGAACTTTCAAAGGACCATATGAAAGTGCTGTTTCTCAGGAGAGGCACAAGCCCCCCACATCATTTGCATGAACCCTTTGATCCCGATGTTGATGTAAAAAGGGAAATGGTTGCATTTTTCACTTTGTCAAAGAAAAATCCGGCGTCTTTTCTACCTTACAGTGAGACATGCTGTGATCGTTGTCTGCACTCTCCATCTCCTATTTCTTAGAAAAGCTAGACCTCACCTTTCCCCACTTCAAGAGGTTTTCACAGTTCCCTATCCACTGGAATATACactgtattttaaatataaaaggaGACTGGGATAATAGCAGTCCAGAATTCCATTAAGGGTTACGGCCCTCCAGGGCCTTGACCTTGGCAGAtatttctcattttttccaACAAAATTCACAGAAATACAAAGGCTTGAAGGTTCCATTAAGAAAAAGTTCAGAATTACCACGTTTTCTTAGAAGTTCTCCTTACAATTAAGACTGGAtctttgtaaagataaaagttattcacaaagcatcttagcccTTAAGAGAACTCCTttggtgaaaaactgttaggagtagGGGGAGGacatttaagaggcttaagagtttctttagcagaggaagaaaatggcagaaagacaaagaggtagGAGAAATGATGCTGAATGACAGTGAGTTAATGAAAGGCTACAGATTAGAatgtgcagggataatgtttatGGTTACTCATTAGAGATACGCTCACATCTCCCATCCAACGCAATTACATCACAACCccagaaacaaaatgatcacaacactaacaTATTTGGCTACCGGAAGAACcatcagtgcagcagtgatgacttgggtctgtgTCAGCTTTCATCAGCAGGATGATCATGCTAACAGTTAGAGCACTTTCAGTGCCTCATATTGTGCCGCAGTTCATTTAATTTCCACTGGACATCCACACCTTCCAGGGTCACAAaaggacaaccaatcacatcatTTAAATGAATGTATCACACCAAGCaatggggtcaaccacacctccgcactaaggtaaaagtttctgtctccctcttcgTCAAAGTTGCTCTGAGAATTTTCCTGTACCACTCCTATGGTAAGACTCCTGCAATCATTTTTTAGGCATTACATTAGGGGTATTCTTAGGCCCCGGTAAGACAGAGCAGGTGGTCTGCATAAAAAATGGACAGGTGGAGGGCACTTGTCTTGGCTCTGATTAAGTGTGGGAGGCTGTTCCCAAATAATATGTTGGTCACAGGAAAAAGAGATCCACAAGGATATATAAGACCCTCAAAAAGAGAAGGAATCGCAGAGTGCTACCAGCTGATCCAGGAACTTTCTTCGGATAATGGTTGCTTCTAAGCTTATTTTAGGATGAGTTGGGGATACTTTGACAATCAGCtgtcaatccatccatccattgtaAAGCACTTATCCCTCTCCCcaacaacgctttccagctcgtCCTGGGGGGACCCCCGAGGCGTTCCCGGGGCAGGTGAGATATATGATGTCTTCAGCGTGTTCTGGATCTGCCCTGGGGTCTCAGAACACCTCTAAAGGGAGGTGCCCTGGAGGCTCCTCCTGAACCACCTTAACTGACCCCggtgcgaaggagcagcggctctactccaagctccctccggatgtccaagctccttactttatctctaaggctgaggccagccaccccacagaggacactaattttggctgcttgtatctgcgacctcTTTCTTTCGGTCATTAACAATAGCTACAACCATAgttgagggttgggacgtagatcgaccagtaaattgaaagctctgccttctggctcagctctctcttcatcaCAACGGTCCAgcacagcgcccgcatcactgcagacccTTCACAAAACCgccaagaccccgagatacttgaactcccttgcttggggCAATAACTCACTCCCATGTTGTGAGTTCTGCTGTCAATGGTTTGGCCTAATTATAGTTGGTGAAATGTTAGAAAGTACTTGAGACTATAATTTGCTCAGATATGTCTTGCAGCTTGCCTAGGAAGACTAAGTTAGCATAATTCAAACTGTGCACAGTGTTTAGCTTGTTATTGCCACGACAAAAGGCTCATCTTTCATTTTATCGGAATCAACAATgggtaaaaacacttaaaaacttTATTCCTCTCTGAGTTTTTCAGTTTGAGGCGTTGGAATAATGTGAGGTGCTCAGCAACGCAGAAGCAGCATGCAAAATACTTCACTTtcattgaaaaacacaaaaagccaCCCAAGGCTGTTAAAACGCACTCTGTCTAATAGGGGCCTtggaatgtttgtgaatacagccaCAGATGTGATCGGTCTGAAATTGCCTGATCTTTATCTGTCAGTCTTGGTGGAACCTGTATTGATCGAGTCTATGAATATAAATATCTTGTAATCTGGATCAATGGCAACCTTACCCTTTAAAATCCATGCAAATGCAACGACTGACAAATTACAGGTTCTGCTGGAGGGTGCTTCTAACCACACCGTGTGACCAGTCAAGGACTCCtggtaccttttttttttaacgctGTCCTACAATTTTAGGACAATCCAGCTGGACAATGATCCTCAACATGCAGGCAAGGCaatcaaggcttttttttttaatggcagacGAGTGGAACGCTCTTGACCATCGGAGTCCGTCACCTGATGCCAGcaccttcaaattaaagctgacaGCTGGCCCTTTTAACCTTAAAGTCTTGTTTGATTTCAGATTCTATACCCTGCAGTGGACAGCCAACCCGTTAGAAGATGTGTCACTGTCCTAATACGGTGTGACGGCCCTATATGTCAAGGGACACATCCTTGACCCAGGGCTCTCATCTGGTCTTGCTCTGACTAATGCTCAGACTAAGGATATTCATATTGTACTTTTACCTCCCCGCAGgcacctctctgctctctgttcgGTTTTGCAGCAGCTGCTTCGCTGTTAACAACCACAGATTTGACAATTAACAATAAGAAGCTCGTCTACAAAGGCATAAAGGATGTTAATTTTGTTTGGACAGGCTGAGATGGCAATGGTTCTGTGAGTAAGAGGTAGGTGAGGGCGGGGATGACAAGCAGCATTGTGGAGATGTATAAAGCAGTAGTTACAGCAGGTATCCAATTAGGTTTTTTATATTATAGTGGGTTTCAAGGTCTAGTAGTTTTTAATAATAAATGCTGTCACAGGTATGGGGTTTTTAATTTGAGTGGTGGAGAACTATCATTTGTTGAATTGCTAAGAttataattgtgtgtgtgtgtgtgtgtgtgtgagtgattgtTAAActcagagagagatagagaaattatttctttaaatggGTTATCCGGTGCACGGCACATTTGCACTTGTGTGTAGGAATACAGAAGCACAAtagttgagaaaatgtagtgccagAAAGGGCTGTGTGATGGAAAGGTAAggtgggttgtttttttgttttttttacgtTACTCTGTGTCCGTACTGGTATTCCTGTTTGTTTCTCCAAACTTGGGGCTTGATGAGCGTCATCTACTTTTGTTAATACACTGACCAAACTATCACTTTACAGGTCCAAATTGTAGGATTTagggcagaaatggaatatattttaataagtaaagtagtagttgtagtagtcaTATAGTAGCATAGGTAAATAAGAATCGTCGGAATGAGCCATCCATATCTACACTAGAAGCGGTTCTTCTCCACTGAGGCTGCagtgttgcaccaccatgtttccacaatagcccaaaatggacaaaccaaacactggctctagacagggcttTTCAAGTTTCCGTGTTCTCCTCGGCCACTGTAGTTGacagcccctctgcaacaagcTGAACAGCGATGAACAACatcttttaaatgtgaaactgctttattcagtgtttttacaagcTTAACTCCCCAgctctgtttgttctggagaggaagagacatctgcggataattcggctcacagTAAAACCCTCCTGATTGTCtaaatcttaagttatcagagaagaaaggtgagcacacattagcagatgctAGGCAGAGGAACCCAACAGCGTTGGAGACACACTGTTATGTGAAACtaatttattctgtgtttttcatgatttaattcacctgctctgtttgttgtcGGAGATGAAGAGacttctgcagataattcagctcctggtagaaacctcctgaacaatgaacactgaaggaatcctaaccaggagttcaggAGTTCAATTTCAGCTTACCATTAGCTGCCACTacacacagctcctttaaaggtTAAAAATGCACTCAAGaataaaagcagcagtattaGTTATGCTAAAGGTAATGGCATTATAAGATGTTTAAAGTATTTCAGGACATCATGAGCTGCTGGTGGATTTCTCTGTTCGGGTATTTTTAGTCTTCTCTTCCGTTATTTTTACTGATTGGAttttttgtttataaagtgctgttaTTAGACCAAGCTCTGGGCTACAAGTCTCTGCATATATTATACATGAACAAAGAATACCTTCACCTATCTCTTCCTGTACACACGGGTTGCCAATATGAGAAAACACATATTGACAGAACAAGGAAATCATATTCCTCATGATTAAACATTAGCATTGATTCATGCATATTAAAATATAACTTATGAACAGTTGACCTGATGTTAGCTGCCCACGGACTGTGCTTGGCAGGAGCTATGTGTACAGCACACACATTGGTGCGACTATACTCGTGAGGACCCTCACTGACATACTGCATTCCTTAGCTCCTATATCCATAGCCATTATTACCACATACATATTAACCTAGACCTGATACTAACATCAGGCATTAAAACAAGActtaacatttaaacaaacagcCCTTTGTGGAGGTAGGGTCTGAGCAAACTGTCCTCACTCTCCAAAAATGTCCTTACTCTCAAGGTCTGACACACAAATTTGTCCTAAAAgtacaagtgcacacacacaaaccccaaATGTTGTGATTTGTTTGGCATATGCATAGCAAGTTACGATTTGACCTTGAACAAGGTTTGTAAAATGACAGCAAGCCAATGAcgtaaatataaaaacagaaatgcatcAGCTTGCTGGCAGAAAGTGCTACTCCGTATACATAAGTTTTGAAGAGACATATTGCTTTCCAGAACTctgtagacagacagacagacactgttaGACATAATCAGACAGAAGGAGGCGACAGTAATGATGGAAAATTGCATGACTTGACAATGCAAATTCGTAAATTTGCACATCCTGTGCATTCTTGTCACTTTATATTCACATTGATGAGTCCTTAGAAAGCTGGCTTCAAGGCAAGACTCCAGAACAGAACTATTTTACAAACAGAGAATCACTTGTCTTTTCTCAGTGCTGACCTGCTGTTGCACTTTAGGctgtaactaaaaaaaaaatcccttcatCCGTTGTCTGAAATATACAATGCAGAGGACATTATTATGCATCATTATGCCACAACTACGGGGGTGTCACACAACACTGTGACAATTTCATGCTAAAGAGGCAGCAAACATGCACTGTCCTCCATGATCTGCATAAATCACAAGCTACCTGTGTGTCACTATGCTATACTTCAGTACAGGCAGGTTTGTTTTTAGCCAAAAAAATATGAACTTTTGACTTTTTCATAAAaggatgttttatttattttacttcaattatttaatgtttgttttaaagctaCTGGAAACCCAAATCCACAGCAGCCTTCAAACTGTTATTTAGGTTATTATGTACATAATAGTAAGCATCTGAACAGTATTGCAAATTTTGACGAATTAGGGTTGGCTGAtatgaagaaaatcaaacatca
It encodes:
- the lrrtm4l1 gene encoding leucine rich repeat transmembrane neuronal 4 like 1 gives rise to the protein MGPLLCDGRLTHLLFPLLLLLRAPLLFSFGERTCPNSCRCEGKTVHCDSAGFLDVPENISVGCQGLSLRYNDLHTLLPYQFAHLSQLLWIYLDHNQISAVDSRAFQGVRRLKELILSSNRITSLHNSTFHGIPNLRSLDLSYNKLEILQPGQFHGLRKLQNLHLRSNGLSNIPIRAFLECRSLEFLDLGYNRIKALTRTTFLGLQKLMELHLEHNQFSRINFFLFPRLANLRSLYLQWNRIKVVNQGLPWTWYTLQKLDLSGNEIQTLDPAVFHCLPNLQVLNLESNKLSNVSQEAVSAWISLTSISLAGNMWDCGTGICPLVAWLRNFRGSKDTTMICSSPKYLQGEKIMEATRSHGICEETDYVLTETPSPMSELISEATGEPTFAPTSGSPPLPPANTFGPVPPFRPRPIPHPTFPGHMSKDPRDSVPRVRPTLPPPPELEHMTLHKVVVGSVALFFTMSLILTIIYVLWRRYPGATRLLQQRSMVGRKRRKKSPEPEQNLSSQLQEYYMSYNPAATPEALEVLGNGTGSCTCTISGARECENEYTCPRPLPGAWLGDVPTIH